The Streptomyces noursei ATCC 11455 sequence TCTGGAACTGCACGTAGACGTCGGGGGCGCCGGGGCGGGCGGCCAGCCGCTGCGCCAGCCGCTCCGGGTCGTTCGCCCGCATCTCCGCCCGGTGGCCGCGCCACAGGGGCGAGTCCGGGCGGGTGTCCGGGCCGCTGGCGATCACCGCCTTGAAGCGGTCCGGATGCTGCAGGACCTGCTTCAGGGCGACGAAACCGCCGGACGAGGAGCCCATGAAGGCCCAGCCGTCGCGGCTGGTGAACGTCCGGAAGTTGGCCTTGACCAGGTCGGGGACGTCGTCGGACATCCAGGTGCCCATCTTCGGCTGCCCGGGGATGTCGCTGCCGTCGTAGTAGCGCTTGCCCGGATTGAGGACCGGCATCACGACGATGAACGGCCGGCTGCGCCCCAGGGCCACCAGATCGCTGACGGTCTGCTGGAGCTTGTGGCCGGTGGCCGACCAGTAGTTGGTGGGGAAGCCGTAGCTGCCCGGTAGGGCGATCAGGACCGGGAAGGCACTGTTGCGGTAGCGGTCCTCGTAGTACTCCTTGGGCGCCCAGACCCACACCTGCCCGGTGAAGCCGGATTTCCTGCCGTGCAGGGTGGTGACGCCGATCTTCGTGCCGTCGCTGAGCGTGGCCGCCGTACGGAACGTGGCCTGCGGGCCGGTCGGCATCCGGACCCCCGGACCGGCCGCGGACGCCTGCACCGGCCCCGCGGAGCCGTCGGGCAGCGTCTGGCTGAACGACATCGGCTCACCGGTGTCGTTCAGCACGTCCAGGTACTTGACGGTCGGGTAGACGCAGAGGCCGACCACGGCGACCAGGCCGGTGAGGAAGGACATGCGCCACCGGGGGCGGCGGGCCGGCCCCCCTTCCCGCGTCCACCGGGCCGAACGGCCGCGGCCTATGAGGCGCACGCGGCCCCGCAGGCCGCGCCGGCCGCTGCGGTGCTCCCGGCACGGGTCGTCAGGGCGGTCCCCGGGGGTGTGATGCACGGGCGTCTCCCGATGGACGGGCCCTGGGCCAGCGGCCTCGGGGGCGGATGGTCGGCTTGCGCCCTGTTTGATGCGGAAAGCGGGGTGGTGGGTTTCGGGAGCGGGGCATGACCTGGGTCATAAGCTGGATCCGCCGTCAGGAGGGGGAGGCGCCATGGAACCGCTGGCCTACGAGGACCCACGGTCCCTGGGCGGATACCGGCTGCTCGGCCGCTTGGGCGCCGGTGGGATGGGCCGCGTCTATCTGGGGCGCAGCGCCGGTGGGCGGACCGTGGCGGTGAAGGCCGTACACGCCCAGTACGCCGCCGACGACGAGTTCCGGGCCCGCTTCCGGCGCGAGGTCGCCTCGGCACGACGGGTCGGCGGCGCCTGGACCGCGCCCGTTCTGGACGCCGACCCCGACGCCCCCGTCCCCTGGGTCGCCACCGGCTATGTGGCCGGCCCCTCCCTGGCGCGCGCGGTCGCCGACCACGGCCCGCTCGCCGAGCACTCCGTACGGGCCCTGGGCGCCGGACTGGCCGAGGCGCTGACCGCCGTGCACGCGCTGGGCCTCGTCCACCGGGACGTCAAACCCTCCAACGTGCTGCTGACGCTGGACGGGCCGCTGCTGATCGACTTCGGGATCGCGCGGGCCACGGACGGCACCGCCTCACTGACCTCCACCGGGGTCTCGGTCGGCTCGCCCGGCTACATGGCGCCCGAGCAGATCCTCGGCAAGGGGGCGGACGCCGCCGCCGACGTCTTCTCCCTGGGCGCGGTGCTCGCCTTCGCGGCGACCGGGACCGCCCCGTTCACCGGGGACTCGTCCGCCGCGCTGCTCTACAAGGTGGTGCACGAGGAACCCGAGTTCGGTCCGGAACTCGTCGGCACGCTGCGGGAGTCGGTGGTCGCCTGCCTGGCCAAGGAGCCGGCGCGCCGCCCCGCTCCGAAGGAGGTCGCGGCGCGGCTCGCGGGGGAGGCCGGCGGCGGCGCGGCCGGGCTGGTCCGCGCCGGCTGGCTGCCGGGCCCCCTGGTCGAGCAGGTCAGCCGACAGGCCGTGGCGCTGCTGAATCTGGACGCGGAAGGGGCCGCGGCCCCCGGAACCGCCGCGTCCGGAATCACCCCATCTGGAATCACCCCATCTGGAATCACCCCATCTGGAATCACCCCATCTGGAATCACCCCATCTGGAATCACTGCATCCGGAATCACCGCGTCCGGCGGGGGATTCGGGCCGCCGGATCCCTCCTACGGGGCGGTGTCCGGACTGATCCCGTTCGATACGCCGACGCCGGGCGGCGGCCCCGCCGCGCGGCCGGGGACCGGTGCACCGACGGGGGCGGGCGCGGCCCCACCGCCCTCCTGGCCGGCGGCCGGCACCTCGCAC is a genomic window containing:
- a CDS encoding serine/threonine-protein kinase → MEPLAYEDPRSLGGYRLLGRLGAGGMGRVYLGRSAGGRTVAVKAVHAQYAADDEFRARFRREVASARRVGGAWTAPVLDADPDAPVPWVATGYVAGPSLARAVADHGPLAEHSVRALGAGLAEALTAVHALGLVHRDVKPSNVLLTLDGPLLIDFGIARATDGTASLTSTGVSVGSPGYMAPEQILGKGADAAADVFSLGAVLAFAATGTAPFTGDSSAALLYKVVHEEPEFGPELVGTLRESVVACLAKEPARRPAPKEVAARLAGEAGGGAAGLVRAGWLPGPLVEQVSRQAVALLNLDAEGAAAPGTAASGITPSGITPSGITPSGITPSGITPSGITASGITASGGGFGPPDPSYGAVSGLIPFDTPTPGGGPAARPGTGAPTGAGAAPPPSWPAAGTSHGAAAPPPPPVPSPPAPAPTSPPAPPLAPPPLSASGLADLPTGSAPAPAAGPKERRIALTGALGGREKDRPRRVSCTLVLSVAGALAVATTGAVFFGVLTDPGRGGTSAKPPVGQSPTARPSTPADGAGGVPKGFLGTWSGTVTMANGIPNGTMTSVIKAGDKGDVVVRTTYDVVLVRCQAKAKLLSANGDKLVLQEAPDGNQGPACTGNTSTVTYTLDKDGTLAFASDDKRGGTPKATLTRSGG
- a CDS encoding alpha/beta hydrolase, translating into MSFLTGLVAVVGLCVYPTVKYLDVLNDTGEPMSFSQTLPDGSAGPVQASAAGPGVRMPTGPQATFRTAATLSDGTKIGVTTLHGRKSGFTGQVWVWAPKEYYEDRYRNSAFPVLIALPGSYGFPTNYWSATGHKLQQTVSDLVALGRSRPFIVVMPVLNPGKRYYDGSDIPGQPKMGTWMSDDVPDLVKANFRTFTSRDGWAFMGSSSGGFVALKQVLQHPDRFKAVIASGPDTRPDSPLWRGHRAEMRANDPERLAQRLAARPGAPDVYVQFQIGTQEGGRANLERFVQRYAKGPVHARLHVIEDGGHNARSYLRGMRDASLEAISRVLRGPTPTP